In Dehalobacter sp., the genomic stretch CTTTTGAACCTGCACATGAATCTTCTATAATTGCAGAAACCCCTCCTGAAGTTAAAAAGGTAACTTCTGATCCCAAAGCGCCATCAATTCCTTCAGATGCTATAAGCGCTCTCAATCAATCACTCGGTCCAAAGCCTCCTGGACCATTAGCTGTTACATCTACAACTGCGCCACCGACAACAACCCCTGCGGCGACAGCTGCTGGTCCGACACCTGCTGCTGGGAGAGACGCGGCGGCGCCTTCCTCACAGATTGCGAAAGCTCCACCGGCCGGCGCTCCGCCTGCACCAAAAGCCACGGGCCCGGCTGCCAATGATGCGGCAGGGCTAGAAACCGAGGCTTCAGCAGCGCCGCACGCTGCGACCGCTGCCCCGGCGCCTGGGGCCAAGCCGGCGCCGTCAAAATCTACGGATAAAGAGGCAAAAGCACCCGCTGAAGCAGAAGATGGTGGTGTGCCGGAGGGCGGCACTCCGGCCGGACACGCGGGACCGGCGGTGAAACTGCACATTCCGGAGCCGCCGAGCGGGCCCTCACCCGCAACCACCCGACGAATCCAAGGAGTGCAGGGGCGTGCCGGCGCCAAGGCGGCCTCCCATGGCGCACTTCCGAGCGGCGCCAATCAGGTTGGCGACGCTCGTCAGGCCGTGACTGAGCCGGACGCAGAAGCCGCTGCAAAGGCCCAAGCCGAGCTGATCGCGCAGGTTCAAGCAGCGCCAAGCCCCGAGATCGTCAAGCTCTGCGAGCGAATCCGGGAAGTCATCAAAAACAAGCGTCCGCCAGATCAGGACGCGCTGATGGAGGCGAAGCCGGAGGACGAAGCGCTCAACGCCGGTAACCAGCTCAATTCGACGGTCGAAGGCGAGACCAAGAAAGTTCAGGATAATTACGGCGCGATGGACAATCCGCCGGCGCCGGCCTCACCGGCGAAAGGACAGGACCTTCCGCCGCAGCTACCACCCGCCAGCACCGCATCCGTGAATGCGAAGGCTGCGACGCCAGACGCCGTCCCCGCGAGCGACGTCTCGTTGGACCAGGACGCGGCCGACAGCAAGAAGAAAGCGCAGGACGCCGGCATGGACACGCCCGCTTCACAACTCGTGCAGAGCGGGCCCATTGCCGAAGCGCGCGCCGCACAAGGCGAGCTCGATCAGGCCGCCAAGGAAGACCCGGCCAAGGTCCTCGCGCGACAGAAAGAAGCGCTGGGCAAAGCTGAAGGCGATATGACCGCGCTGGAGGCGCAGGCACTCACGGCGCTCACGACGTCACGTGACAGCACCACCAAGGTCAACGCATCGCGCCAGCAAGGCATGGTGGGTTCCGAAGAGTCGATGCGCGCGAAGGCCGGCGCCGAAGCAAAGAAAGCCTTCGACGACGCAAAGACGCAGGTCGACGCGCTTCTAGAGCCACTTGCCGCGAACGCGATGACGGAGTGGGAGGCGGCGAAAGAGCTCCTGGTCACGCAGTTCAAAGCCGATCTCGCGATCGTGCAGAAGCGTGTCGAAGAGCGGCACTCGGGCGCCAGCGGATTTGTCGTTGGGCTATGGGATGTCGTGACGGGGCTGCCGGCTTGGGCGGAGGACGCATACGCGAAGGCCGAGCAGAATTTCGGTGATGGTGTCATCAAGAAGCTCACCGAGATCTCGACCAAGGTGAATGCGGTCATCGCCACCTGCGATCTGATTATTAAGAACGCGCGCGAACGCATCACCAAGATTTTCTCCGAGCTTCCGAAGTCGTTGCAAGGTTGGGCAGAGCAGGAACGGGCGAAGTTCGACGGGCAGCTCGATCAGCTGCACAACAATGTCCTCGCGGCGCGCGACAATTTCAACAAGGACCTGGTCGAGCGCTCGAGTGCGGCTGTCGACGAAGTGCGTACCGAGATCGCGGAGCTCCGCAAAAAGGCAGGAGGACTCGTCGGCCGCATCGTCAGCGCGGTCAATCGCTTTATCGAAGACCCGGTCAAATTCATCATCGAGGGGCTGCTCGAACTGCTGGGCATCCCTCCAGCCTCGTTCTGGGCGGTGGTCGCCAAGATCAAGAAGGTCGTTAAGGACATCGCCGACGACCCGATGAAGTTTGCGAACAACCTCCTGAAGGGGTTGGGTCAGGGCTTCTCCCAGTTCTTCGACAACGTTCTCTCACACCTGCTCAAGGGTTTTCTAAACTGGCTCACCAGCGGCCTGGGCGACGTCGGCGTTAAACTGCCCAAGGACCTCTCGCTCAAGAGCATCATCACGTTCTTCCTCCAGTTAATGGGCATCACGTGGCCCAGGATCCGAAAGCTTCTGGCCAAGCACGTCGGTGAGAAGAACGTCGCCTTATTGGAGAAAGTGTACTCACTGGTGTCCTTCCTCATCGAAAAAGGCCCCGAGGGTATCTTTGAGATGATCAAGGAGAAGCTCGATCCGCAGTCGATTGTGGACCAGGTCGTTCAGCTCGCGGTGGACTTCCTCGTTTCGGCCGTGGTCAAAGCGGTCTCAGCGCGGATCATCCTGTTGTTCAACCCAGCCGGCGCCATACTCCAGGCGCTGGAGGCGATCTACCGCGTCCTCAAATGGATCTTCCAGAACGCGGCGCGGATATTCACACTGATCGAGACCGTGGTGAACGGGATTGCCGACATTCTCGCCGGCAGCACCGGCGGCTTCGCCAATGCGATCGAAATGGCGTTGGGAATGCTGATTGCGCCGGTCATCTCCTTCCTTGCGGATTACCTCGGCTTTGGTGATCTGCCTTCCAAGATCTCCGAGAAGATCAAGAGCTTCCAGGAATGGATCCTCGGGCTCATCGAGAAGGCGCTGGTGTGGATCATCGAGAAGGGCAAGGCGCTGCTTGCGGCGGTGGGGATTGGGAAGAAAGAGAAGGATAAGAAGGGCGCGCGACCTGAAGAAGAAGGCGTTGGTCAGGAAATCGATTTCGAAGCAAACGAGGAGTTCCACCGCCTTTGGATTGCAGTTCATGGCGGCAGTGCCAAGGTGATGGTCGCAAGCAATAAACAGACACTTAGCGAATACCTGAGCGAAGTTGCCGAGGAAGCGGGCACTGATCCGGTTGCAGGTCCCCACATCAAGGCTGCGCAGGAAATATTGGCGCGATTGGGCCCTGACGCTGACAAGTTGGCGTTGCTTCTGGCAAAACGAGCGGCGGCTCCGGATGAGGAGACGAGCACAGCGGGCGGAAGTGATGCCGAAGTTGCTAAAGAACAGGAGGAGGTCAAAAGCGAAGAAGAACAACTGGTAGAACATCTAAAGATCCTCTTCGAATTGCTCAGTTCCATTAAAGAGATTGAATCAATGAAAAAGATGGCTAAATCTGGGTGGAAAATAGCTAATAAAAATAAGGATATTTGGGACTCATGGATGAAAGCTAGAGTAGATGCCGGTATGCCGAGTCCTCATTATCTGGGAAAAAACTTTGCATCTACTGCAGATGGTTATACAACGTTTTCTGGTGGTCTGAGCGATGGTTTTCTTTACAGAATAAGGAATGTCAAAGAAGAGATAGAAATTTATAATAGAGTTGTTAAAAGTAAAGAAGAAAAAGGCACAATAAGGGCAATAGGTAATATTCAGTTGGAATTCTCGAGCGATGATGAAAGTGAACATGCCGAAGTTAAAATGTCAATAAAAAAGCCAAACGAACCATTTGGAGTGACAGCCAGAATGTGCGGGGGTTGTCAGAAAGAATTTGAAAAATTAGCACTACAGAAGCCTCAAGTTGTGGATGATGGGGGCGAAGAACCTCGTGTTTTTAAACCAAAATCTGAAAAATAACTGTTGGAGAATTTTGCACTAAATAATCAGTGGAATATTCGCACTGATGGGAAAGAGAATGAAGAGAGCACGTGAGGAATATATCCTCAGGACTCTGTAGAAACGATCATGAGCATTTGGAACATGCATGAAGCATGAAAAACATTAATTATCTTTCTTATTCTTCTTTACATGATATTGGCAATGAATACTGTTTCGATTATGTGCCTTCAACTGCATAGAACTAATGCTGATACCTTTATTTTCAATGAACTCCATAAATAGAAGATTTAGAGAATTTCTCTGCATGATGCCATCGAGAATCATAACTTTATACTGATATTCTTTTATAAGTATTAGAATTATATCCCTATTATATTTAACATTGAATCGTTACATGTAAGTGGATAGGCGCTCAAAATAAAAACCAAATTGGGGGAGACTAATGAGCGAAAATAAACAATTTTTGGGATTAGTCAAAAAAGGCCAGCTTCAGATTCTGCAGCCTGACTTTGAAGGCACATCTTTTCGGTTAACCCGTATGAAACCGCAGCAAGCCCAATCTCCGGAATCCGCCAAAATTGACTTGACCGAATATGAAGGGAAGATCATTGTGGTCCAAGGTCTTGATGCAGGCGGCAACTGGATTTACTCAGCTGAAATTATCGATCAAGGGGGTCCGATTCTTGCTGCTATGGTGCAGATGTTGTTCAGCCAAAGAGTCCTATTCCCAAGCTTTGAGAACGTCCAGAGCACTCTAAAGATCCGAATAGGTACAATCTCATCTGTGCCTGAAACTATGTGAGAGAGTAATCTCTCAAAGGCAGCAGAGTTCAATGGTCGTACCGTTTCTTATTATACTACTGTTTAAAGCAATGAGTTCATCTTAAAGTTGAGACTCACTAGGGTGGATAATACCTTGCTTAAAAAACAATCAACTGTCATCTGCTTGAGAACTGGGTAAAAATCCTAATTAGAGAATGTCAAAGAACCCAATATTTTAAAATCATACTTATAGGTCATGAAGCTGGGGAATTATCGATATGCAGGGGGAGCGTGATTGAGTGTTATTGCCGTATCTGATGTCCATCTCGGAAGTAAAAAATCAAATCATAAAGAATTTTCGAAATTCTTAGATTGGCTGGTAGCGCTTGAGAAGGAAGGCGGGAAAACCGTTAAATCCTGTAGGAAAGAGATTCTGCTGAAGCCTCCGGAAAAACTCATACTGCTCGGAGGCATTCTTGAATTGTGGAGTCCAGAAGATGAGGACATAAAGTACACAGTGCAGAGGAGTATTGAACCTTTTGGAAAACTCGCCAGTTTAAAATGTGAAAAATTTTCATATTGGGCAATCACGATGAGAATATCGTTGACTATCTGGATGTGATGGAGTTAAAAAGGGAGAAAGATGTTAAAGAGAACAATTTTAAAATCAATGATTTTGTTCCAGTGGCTATATGAAGGTCCCAAACCTGTCACTGTCAAGTCGGGCTCGGCTCAGATCGCAATGGTTCAAGAAATCTATTTGCCTGAGCATCTTTCCGCCGCCAGAGTAAAAGTATTTCACGAACAGCGTCGAGTAATTGATCGTATATCGCCGAACTATCAGGTGGCGGTCGTCTTTCACAAGGATTTCGAAAAGCCGGCGCTGCGCTATTTCTCTGATGCTACTGGTGATTACCACCGACTCACACTGGACTTCCAAGGGTATCTAGAAATGCTCCTTGAGGCGCGTGCGACTTTTAGGTGGCAAGAATTTTTTGTTGATGATCCACCCTATCCTCTGTCGAATGAGGATGCCCAAGCCTTTCGTCTTTCCCTAACATCCATTATTCCCCGACGCCGACATCTCGAATTTCAAATTACCGAGCGATCGGTAGCCCGCGGCGGAAGGTGCCACGATGCAAGCCAATGAGCTTTGGATGACGGAGGACCGGTCACGATTCTTTCTGATCCCACGGGATAACGAGCTGAACTCTGGGCCGATGCGAATTATAGGGTTGCAAGGGTTCGCCAGACATGTCGCGCCAGCTGATGTTATTTCCTTCGAAATCACCGAAGAGCAGGCCCGGCGCATCGCCAAGGACCAGCTCAGCCAAGCGCTCGGCGAGTTCCGGCAGGGCATCGACGAGAAGCTTGCCGACCTGCGCCGGGCGCTGGAGGAGAAGGATCGCACACCCGTCGCGGAAGGCAGCACCGTGACGCCCAACGCGGTGCCGGCGCTTTTCGATTTCTTGAAGAAGTTGCCAGGCGTCATCGGCAACAGTCTCTCGGGTGAAGACAACCGCGTAGCGGCGGCAAGAGGTGCCATGGCCGATCTGCAGCGGCAACTAAAGGACGCGGGCATCGACGTCGGCGACGGCCTGGTGAGGTTTTCCGACCGGCTCGCGGACCTGCAGAGGGATGTGGAGCAGCAGAAGACTGCAAGCGACCCCACCACGAACGAGCCACCCGATAAACAGTAGATCTCAGGTGGAAGCCTGATACCATTTCCACAGCGGGCTGAATCGAAGGGTGCTGGGCTGCCCGAGGAGCGCAGGTGGAGGGTGGTTTTTCCCGGAGGATCAATGTGATTCGCTAAGGCCATCTGATTCGGAGTGAGCAGATGGTCAAGTGCAACAGAAGCCAGATACGGTGGTTGAAGCGAGCTTTGCGGCGGACGAAGACACCGGTTTTTTGTCAGCGTATCCGATGATTCTGCAGCAGGAAGCCGGAATGACTCAGCCGGCGATCGCAAATGCGATGGGGGGTGTCGCTGAGCACGGTAAACCGGGCGCACATGGCATTCGATCGTGGCGGCTGGTGACGCCCGAACCGAAGACGGAAGCCGCGGCGGAAAATGTCATGAAGAGCGGCGCCAAAGATGCAAGTAAAGTTTTGAGCGGACCGTATCAGATGAAACTACCCGATTTCTTTCAAAAATCTATAAAGACCTCTCCTCAGGGTTTCTCAACACCCACAGTCGTATCAATGCAAAACATCAAAACTCTGTAATCAACTTCCTTTCTATATCCTCTTATCGAACTTCTCGTCTAGAAAAAGCTGCTTATAATAAAAGAGCATGATGACTGCAGAAGGAAGGTTGCAGAAAGGCTTGTTAAGAGGTTCGTCGATAGCGGACTCGGGCTCATGTACCAGGATCCTGAATACGACAAGTACACTTTTGATAAGGAAGCAGATGTCGATTGTGAGAGCAGGCTGGATGTATGCAAAGCAATATACTGTAAATTACTATTCGCGCTGTCAAGACAGGATGTAGATGAAGGGATAATCCGCTAGGAGTCTGGCCGACCATATCTGATCGCCCACGATGATGGTTACTGTGTGCATCTGGATCGGAATACCTATAAGTGCACAGTTAGAGAGCATAGAACCGTACCTTGTAGAGGTTTTGATTGCAGGAATAATGAAAGATGGAATGTCTGGGTTGATTATGAAAAAAAGATACTCAATCCAGAATTAGAGGGACGGATTGATAGCGATAATATTAAAATCTACTCTTCCTGTGTATCAGATAAATCCAAGTGATTGATTTACTGTTATTTTTGTCAAAATGGGTATAAGAAGTTACATTAACTTTATTTTAACAGATTTGATAGTCAGTCTTGAGCTTATGATTTTCGGTAACTGACCATCGCGGCCGAAATTTACTCTAATATTTTCACTTTATGGGTGCGATTTTGAATTTTTGGCACATTTTTCAATCTTTAGCTATCCTATTTAAGATATAAATTACTAAATATAAATTGGGGATGGGGATATGGCTGAGAAAGCTGGACTTTATGCCAGGACAAAGAAACCAAAGCAGAAATGCTCGAATTTTCGCAACAAAAAGCCCGGATATAATTCTTTAGCGTATCCTCTGACAAAATACTGCAACCTCAATGAACTGCAGGCAATCAGGCTGTTCAGAGACTGATCAAATTCACGGGCAGCCTGGATATACTGCTGGAAAGTAAGTGAAAATGAATATGTTAACGACCTAACTTTTGGATTTATAGAAAGGTGATATATAATGTCAGGAATAGCAACAACAAGCACTATTTCAGCTGAGAGAGAAGCTACGTTCGCGACTCATGGTCAGCTGATATTTGGAACGGAAAGCATATATCTGTCTCATTTGCCGATGTTTATGTTTGATGTAGAGAGTCATCCGCATAACTATCAAGTGATAATGGAGGTAGACTTGCCGGACGATGGAACGAACTCTAAGGCAAATTATATTTCAGATCGCAAGGATCACCAAGATACCAGGATATATACTCTGGCTCCAGAGAGATTCTCCATGGTTGACCTGATATCAAATGATACCGACAAACCTATTCGATCCTTTAAAGGGGATATATACAGGGAGCATTTCGAAAGACCGGGTAAAACAAATATTATTTCGAACGCTACATTCAACGTAAAGAATATCATTTATTCGCATAAGTTCGATCCGAATGCTGAAAATCTCAAGAGCCTCGAGTACCTGCTCTTTGGTCGCGGGAAGGAAATCTTCATGGCGCATATAATAACGAAGCCGCCAGACTTCGATCAAGTCCTAGCAGTCGATCGAGTTCTAGCACTCGATGCAGTCAATCCGGTCTTAAGTGATGAGGAGCTCAGCGATAAGGGAATTCGCGTGTTCTTACCCAGAAGAGAGAATAACTTGACGATGAGACTCAAGGAGGGAGAAACTGTCCAGGGAGAACGATTCAGACTCGATCCTTCAGAGGCAAAGCTGGAGATAAATATTGGCAAGGAAATTTATTTTGAGGAAAACGAACTATCGGAGTTCTGCGATCCTTGCCATGGCGCTAATGCTACATGGCATAAGCCCTAAATCTCTTCCTTCTATGAAATTAATTTATAAATCAAATTTTGGACTCAGTTTTCTATATATAATATTCTAAAATACAAGTTAGTTTTAGAAGTTAACTTCTTGAAACTACACATAGCAACCTTCAACCTGGAAAACTTTGATTTCGAAAAGCCCGGCCAAAAGCCGATACCGGAAAGGCGCATTCATTATATGCCCTCAACGACAGAGAATCAACGCTGACATTCTTTATCTCCGGTGAGATACATACATAGGAAGTGATAGAAAATCTAGCAACTTTATGCAATCAAGAGTCGTCACATGATATTGATTTCATAAGTAAGAGAGTTTTTCATCCAACTACTTCTAAAAGATAGAACTAATATAATGACAAATGGTAAACGTCAGAAATTAAAACCAAATTGGGGGAGATCGATTAACGAAAATAACCAATTTTTGGGTATAGTTAAAAACGGCCAGCTCCAACTTTTGCAACCTGAAAACCTAGCAGGTAACTCTGTTCGATTGACTCGTATACAAATGCAGGAAGCCCAAACTCCAGAATCTGTCGAACTTGACTTGACCGAATATGAAGGAAAAGCGATCATGATTCGAGGCCAGGAAGGCGGCGAGTGGATTTTTTCCTCTGAGGTGATCGATCAGGCAGGGCCGATTCTTACGGCTGTGGTAAAGAAATTATTTAGTCAATAAAAATTCGACTTTCCGTCTCAGGCAGTTTTAACTAGCAGTTAATGACAGTTGAGATGAGATAACAAATTTCAAAGTTATTTTTTTAGAGCTCTGTAGGTATTTGAGATCTCCTTTTGATTCTACTACAGGATTATTTTTCGATTAATCTTCGGAGGTAATACCTTGAAACTACGCATAGCAACCTTCAATCTTGAAAATCTGGATTTCCAAAAAACTAACAAAGAACCGACGCTGGAAGAGCGCATTGCAGTTATGCGCCCTCAATTGCAGAGAATTAATGCTGATATTTTATGTCTTCAGGAAGTTAACGGCCAGGAAGAAGCAGGCCAACCGCGCCGTCTTCTGGCTCTGGATGAGCTCCTTAAAGATACACAATATACCAACTTTAACAGGGTATCAACCATGGACGAAGGTGGATCGCAGGTTTACGACGAACGTAATCTTGTTATCCTGAGCCGTTTCGAGATTTTAGAGCATCATCAGTATAAACACCGCTTTGCTCCTGCTCCACTTTACAAAATAGTAACAGCAGTAACGGATGGAGGAGAACAAACCGCAAAAGAAATCACCTGGGAAAGGCCTACTCTTCACGCCAAAATAAAAATTGGGGAGAAAATTATGGACGTCATCAATCTCCATCTAAAATCCAAGATACCTACAGACATTCAAGGCCAGAAAATTGACAATTTCACCTGGAAAACCTCCTCAGGCTGGGCAGAAGGATTCTTCCTTTCTTCTATGAAAAGAGTAGGACAGGCTCTGGAAACCAGAATGTTAATTGACGAAATTTTCGGCGAAGATGAAAATGCCTGGATTGTAGCCTGCGGAGATTTTAATGCGGACTTAGATGACGTGCCTGTAGAAGCCATCAGGGGGAGGGTTGAAAATACAGGCAATGGTGAGCTTGCAAGACGCATTATGTTGCCCTGTGAGATGAGCATCCCTGAGTCCGCACGCTTTTCGCTTTACCACCAGGGAAAAGGGAATATGCTGGACCATCTGCTGGTATCGAGAAATATGATCGCGTTCTATAAGGGTTTAGAGGTACATAATGAACTGCTGCACGACGAATCTATTGCCCATGCGACGGACATAAAATTCCCTGAATCTGACCATGCGCCTGTAATTGCAGAATTTGAAATCCCAGATGACAATTAAATAAAAAAAGTTTAACAGTAGTGGTCATTAAATAGCAAAAGAATCCGATAGAGTTAGAGTACAGGAATGAAAAATAATTTAAAAGAAAATCTAATAAGCTGGCAATTCTTGCTTCTTGCCTTTGTTTCGCTGGTTCCGCACCTACTTTATACCGCAGGTGCTGATTTTGCGGGTATGCTCTCAGTATATCGATTTTTTCCTGCAGGAATGGGGTTTTTTACTTTTTTTCAGCTGTATCTTGTCTTTTTTATCTTTAATTGGACTTCTCCGTCTATCTATTTCTCAGCTATCTTATTTTCTTTTTTCTGTGCTCGGATTTTACAGATAATTGACAGGAAAGATATGTTTGCAGCTCATGTTTTTTATGCAGCCGCTTTTCTCGTGGTTTTTTTGGCTATTGTCACAGGAATCATGTCGCCGGACTGAAACCGTTCTAAGTTTTTAACTCTAGCTTTAGAGAACTAGCTTTTTTCTTTCAATAATAAGAAGGGTGCCGGTACTCTTAACCCGGATTGCAAAAAATGAAGCAGAAGCATGTTAGGATGCGGTGGCTGCATACAATTTGATTTTTATATTTAGCTACACGCTGATCCTGCTCCAGCGCTTCACGGATACCATTTACCTCCTGGTATAAGATTGCCTTTTTATCAATACCTTTGCATAAAGATAAACCCATTGAATCGGGTTGTTAAAGGAATTAATAGAAGAACTTTAGCAGCATTACTTTTGTATCCATGGTGCGAGTTGCTAAAAACTGCAGGCCTAAAAAGTTCTCTACACTTTTCCAAAATATAGGAATGTACATTTTTTAGATTTATAAACCACTAACTTGATCTGTTGATTTTTTAATTTTTACAGATATCAACCATAGATGGCATATTTAAGATATAAGTTACTAAATATAAATGGGGATGGATATATGGCTGAGAAAGCTGGAGTTCATGCCAAAGCACAAGAATCAAAGCAGAAATACTCTAATTTTTTCAAACGAAAGCCGCGCTTCAACTATTCAGACTCTCCAGCAGACAGGATACTATACTTTCAGCAAACTGCAGGCAACCAGGCTGTTCAGAGATTGATTAAATCAAGAGCTTTGCAGGCCAAACTTACCATGAGCCAACCCGGAGATATATATGAACAGGAAGCGGACCGGATAGCTGAGCATATAATGAGGACACCGGATCCTGTTCTTCAGCGTAAGTGTCCAAAGTGCGATGGGGATGAAAAAAAGGTTTTACAAGCCAAAAATTCTTCTGGAAAAGTGCCTGCAGTTCTGAATCAAAATGTACATCCTCTCGTCAATGAAGTGCTACACTCTCCCGGCCAGCCGCTTAATTCAGCTACCCGTGCTTTTATGGAGCCACGCTTTGGTTACGACTTCAGTAATGTACGGGTGCATACGGATGTGAAGGCTGCTGAGTCGGCAAGGGCGATGAATGCACGGGCATATACAATGGGCCGGGATATAGTCTTCGGGATGGAACAATCCGCGCCATCAACCAGTAAGGAGAAAATGTTGATGGCCCATGAACTTGCACACGTTATCCAACAAGGTGAAACTAACTCATATCGAAAGAATTCGCTTGCACTCTCTCCAATTGGGCAACTTAATATCCAGAGAACTCTTGGAGATGGACATGACTTGACCTCACCGCGTTTCTCACGTCTGCCGGATTTAGAGGCAACTTTTGATGGGGAAAAAGTGATCATAGAAGGTAATTCCTCTCGCGGTGTACAAGCTATCCAGCATGCTCTGTATGACTTAGGTTTTCCTCTGCCGAAGTATGGTGCCGACGGCGTATTTGGCAGTGAAACAAAAGATGCAGTCAAAGATTTCCAGAGAGCAAATCCACCACTGGTTGATGATGGCAAAGTTGGGAAGCTCACAATGTCGGCCCTTGATACGAGATTTGGTGCTCCGACATTACCGCCGCGAACAAGTTTATCTGAACCTTGGACCGCTGCATGCGTCCGCTCGGTACTGTGTCCATGGAGTCCGCACACGATCGATGTTTTAAGGACTAAAATCACCCTCAAATCCTTCGACTTTATCTCTTTTGCGGATGAATATTGGAATGGGAGAAATTGGATACCTTCTCCAGTACCTGTTAAAGGCTATAGAGATGGGAGTGAGATAGGAATCAAGAATAGTTCTTGCGAAGATGTATCTAAATTTCTCTACCATGAAGTACTTCACACCGAGCAGCCCAGTACTCATAAGACAACTAAACAAAGAGAGTCCTACGTTTATCGTATTACAGAAGAATTCAATATTGCAATGGGCTTGACTGGTCGGCCTGAACTTCGGAGCACCGATGTGCAGGGACGCGAATATGCCGA encodes the following:
- a CDS encoding endonuclease/exonuclease/phosphatase family protein, which produces MKLRIATFNLENLDFQKTNKEPTLEERIAVMRPQLQRINADILCLQEVNGQEEAGQPRRLLALDELLKDTQYTNFNRVSTMDEGGSQVYDERNLVILSRFEILEHHQYKHRFAPAPLYKIVTAVTDGGEQTAKEITWERPTLHAKIKIGEKIMDVINLHLKSKIPTDIQGQKIDNFTWKTSSGWAEGFFLSSMKRVGQALETRMLIDEIFGEDENAWIVACGDFNADLDDVPVEAIRGRVENTGNGELARRIMLPCEMSIPESARFSLYHQGKGNMLDHLLVSRNMIAFYKGLEVHNELLHDESIAHATDIKFPESDHAPVIAEFEIPDDN
- a CDS encoding DUF4157 domain-containing protein — encoded protein: MAEKAGVHAKAQESKQKYSNFFKRKPRFNYSDSPADRILYFQQTAGNQAVQRLIKSRALQAKLTMSQPGDIYEQEADRIAEHIMRTPDPVLQRKCPKCDGDEKKVLQAKNSSGKVPAVLNQNVHPLVNEVLHSPGQPLNSATRAFMEPRFGYDFSNVRVHTDVKAAESARAMNARAYTMGRDIVFGMEQSAPSTSKEKMLMAHELAHVIQQGETNSYRKNSLALSPIGQLNIQRTLGDGHDLTSPRFSRLPDLEATFDGEKVIIEGNSSRGVQAIQHALYDLGFPLPKYGADGVFGSETKDAVKDFQRANPPLVDDGKVGKLTMSALDTRFGAPTLPPRTSLSEPWTAACVRSVLCPWSPHTIDVLRTKITLKSFDFISFADEYWNGRNWIPSPVPVKGYRDGSEIGIKNSSCEDVSKFLYHEVLHTEQPSTHKTTKQRESYVYRITEEFNIAMGLTGRPELRSTDVQGREYADPTKVETFVGTYYPSVPKGGGGGDQIIDKASTYGHVNVQRPNGTIYTRPAVTGEKVPGRKITIPVKEVIHPTAGWICP